A section of the Phormidium ambiguum IAM M-71 genome encodes:
- a CDS encoding endonuclease domain-containing protein, whose amino-acid sequence MTNKDTFSSSSPSSRAGRGLGGGVPNPWQSTPELWQKLKSLGRQMRCEPTPAEEKLWQKLRNKQLLGFKFRRQHSIDRFIVDFYCGQANLIIEIDGLIHQYTQIEDAIRQEFLESLGFRVIRFRNEEVLNSVEGVLEKIVGELQR is encoded by the coding sequence ATGACCAACAAAGATACATTTTCTTCCAGTTCCCCCTCCTCGCGTGCGGGGAGGGGGTTAGGGGGTGGGGTTCCTAATCCCTGGCAAAGCACTCCTGAATTGTGGCAAAAACTCAAATCACTGGGGCGACAAATGCGTTGCGAACCTACCCCAGCAGAAGAGAAACTTTGGCAGAAATTGCGAAATAAACAATTATTAGGATTTAAATTTCGTCGTCAACATTCGATCGATCGCTTTATTGTAGATTTTTATTGTGGACAAGCAAATTTAATTATTGAAATTGATGGTTTAATTCACCAATATACGCAAATAGAAGATGCCATACGTCAGGAATTTTTAGAAAGTTTAGGATTTCGAGTAATTAGGTTTAGAAATGAAGAAGTTTTGAATTC
- a CDS encoding SDR family NAD(P)-dependent oxidoreductase, translated as MNIQGKTALVTGASRGIGKAIALELAKNGVKRLLLVARDRQRLTEVATEIELLSVEVITLPLDLSQLVEVNIAIAQAWRDYGPIHLLINCAGVAHQSPFLKSPLPNVQQEIAINLMGMYAMTRIIARRMAAQKEGTIVNVSSLMGKIAAPTMATYSATKFAILGFTQALRGELAPYNIRVVSLLPSLTDTDMVKDLQWFKWVQPTTTEKVAQSLIAGLQKERSEILIGWQSHLAVLGQKIAPWLVDRVLLMAAPLPENKTKRYRRLRQAGISG; from the coding sequence ATGAATATTCAAGGAAAAACGGCTCTAGTAACTGGAGCTTCACGTGGAATTGGAAAAGCGATCGCACTAGAACTAGCAAAAAATGGTGTAAAACGCTTGTTATTAGTAGCCAGAGATCGCCAGCGTTTAACAGAAGTTGCAACAGAAATTGAGCTTTTAAGTGTAGAAGTTATAACTCTACCTTTGGATTTGTCACAATTAGTAGAAGTGAATATTGCGATCGCGCAAGCTTGGCGAGATTATGGCCCAATTCATCTTTTAATTAATTGTGCTGGAGTCGCTCATCAATCACCTTTCTTGAAATCTCCTTTGCCAAATGTTCAGCAAGAAATCGCTATTAATTTGATGGGAATGTATGCCATGACGCGGATTATTGCGCGACGTATGGCAGCACAAAAAGAAGGTACAATTGTCAATGTTTCGAGCTTAATGGGTAAGATAGCTGCACCCACAATGGCAACTTATTCTGCTACCAAGTTTGCCATTTTAGGATTTACCCAAGCTTTGCGAGGAGAGTTAGCACCTTACAATATTCGCGTCGTATCTTTACTACCATCTTTAACAGATACCGACATGGTAAAAGATTTGCAATGGTTTAAATGGGTACAACCAACAACTACCGAAAAAGTTGCTCAATCATTGATTGCTGGATTGCAGAAAGAACGCTCGGAAATTTTAATTGGATGGCAAAGTCATTTAGCAGTTTTGGGTCAAAAAATTGCCCCTTGGCTAGTAGATAGAGTTTTACTCATGGCTGCACCTTTACCTGAGAATAAAACTAAGCGTTACCGAAGATTGCGACAAGCTGGAATCTCTGGTTAA
- a CDS encoding bestrophin family protein — translation MPNDRFYWYKSAIQLRGSVLPTVLPRAIFCGLVGVLISVMHYFGWAVSWPILASLIPNIVLGLLLVFRTNTAYERFWEGRKIWGIITNTTRNLARQIWVSVDEKEVRDRDNKVATLKLLVAFAVTTKLHLRGELVNQELEGLITRKQYYKLKEMNNPPLQVAFWISDYLQKQYERNCLNSYQLTALQALINDLVDCLGGCERILKTPIPLAYAIHLKQLILLYCLSLPFQMVEEFGFFTGIIVAIVSFTLLGIEEIGVEIENPFGYDANDLPLDTICTNMRRNIEDLISLAPSVRDGHSTEETPSKQLQLES, via the coding sequence ATGCCCAACGACAGGTTTTATTGGTATAAATCAGCTATTCAGTTACGAGGCTCAGTTCTACCAACAGTTTTGCCAAGGGCTATATTTTGTGGGTTAGTAGGTGTATTAATTTCGGTAATGCACTATTTTGGTTGGGCTGTATCTTGGCCAATTTTAGCCAGTTTGATTCCAAATATTGTACTAGGTTTGCTATTAGTTTTTCGGACTAACACAGCTTATGAAAGATTTTGGGAAGGTCGCAAAATTTGGGGGATAATTACTAATACCACTCGGAATTTAGCTCGACAAATTTGGGTTTCAGTTGATGAAAAAGAAGTCCGAGACAGAGATAATAAAGTCGCTACATTAAAACTGTTAGTTGCCTTTGCCGTTACTACTAAATTACACTTAAGAGGTGAATTAGTTAATCAAGAATTAGAAGGTCTAATAACAAGAAAACAATATTATAAACTTAAAGAAATGAACAATCCTCCTTTACAGGTTGCTTTCTGGATTTCTGATTATTTGCAAAAGCAATATGAACGGAATTGTTTAAACAGCTATCAATTGACGGCTTTACAAGCCTTAATTAACGACCTAGTAGATTGCTTAGGAGGCTGTGAACGGATTCTCAAAACACCAATTCCTTTGGCTTATGCTATACATTTGAAGCAACTTATACTGCTTTATTGTCTATCATTACCTTTTCAAATGGTTGAAGAATTTGGTTTTTTTACAGGAATAATTGTGGCAATAGTTAGTTTTACATTATTGGGAATTGAAGAAATAGGCGTAGAAATTGAAAATCCGTTTGGTTATGATGCTAATGATTTACCATTAGATACAATTTGTACTAATATGCGGCGAAATATTGAAGATTTAATTAGTTTAGCACCTAGTGTCAGAGATGGGCACAGTACTGAAGAAACTCCTTCAAAACAATTGCAGTTAGAAAGTTAG
- a CDS encoding WD40 repeat domain-containing protein produces the protein MDWTIPLKFLQNDFIQRLKKQKAMAHSLLEAKIRGCHSEILTIKEEQFQEIQDLCQHQADLLAQDPPEIPQKYELWVEFSEKFQQEVYEYLLREQLVDATLSYCLGNQIKKLEVDPLTNIELDSEGNLGNESKFTYIITDMPRVKIKVYVCDRQSFNSLKKDKVRWCVTKNDLKNHQVLLFICLLGFFNNQTATEIQTIFAGFLPTSLVAFTGPQTYLKLSDLLYSGGIGCYLASFQQGNTTAKEQIIISESLQNLPSSNSLTQEVAGWKSAHTLIGHHNAINSLAIDLAGQILASGSRGEIRLWDLKTGQLISVLSEYPWVKNWEIDEINALVFSPEDHTLISGGTDTNLKIWHPGAQDLIDILEQHNGVVRCLSFSAKGQILASGGDDRKIHLWNRRQREASGTISWGDGVPHSLTFSQDGLFLASGSYRKIKIWCLQDETGTESPNAQLLHTLTAHSHIVTGLIFSPDHQTLISSSRDGTIKLWQWKTGKLIQTIKEDTGAIYAIALHPNGEIIASGSEDNTLRLWHLASGKLLGTITSHTQPVNAVAFTPDGQTLVSASQDKTIKVWQHS, from the coding sequence ATGGACTGGACTATACCACTCAAATTTCTCCAAAATGACTTTATTCAACGTCTCAAAAAGCAAAAAGCGATGGCACATTCGCTTCTAGAAGCGAAAATTCGTGGTTGCCATAGCGAAATCCTTACTATTAAGGAAGAACAATTTCAAGAAATTCAAGATTTGTGTCAGCATCAAGCTGACTTACTAGCTCAAGATCCGCCGGAAATTCCCCAAAAATATGAATTATGGGTGGAGTTTTCCGAAAAATTTCAGCAGGAAGTTTATGAATATTTACTGCGCGAACAATTAGTTGATGCGACTCTTAGCTACTGCTTAGGAAATCAAATTAAAAAATTGGAAGTCGATCCCCTTACTAATATTGAATTAGATTCAGAAGGGAACTTGGGTAACGAAAGTAAATTTACTTATATCATAACTGATATGCCCAGGGTAAAAATTAAAGTTTATGTTTGCGATCGCCAAAGTTTTAACAGCCTCAAAAAAGATAAAGTTCGCTGGTGCGTCACCAAAAATGACCTAAAAAATCACCAAGTTTTACTATTTATCTGTTTGCTGGGGTTTTTTAACAATCAAACAGCAACAGAAATCCAGACTATTTTCGCAGGATTCCTTCCTACTAGCCTAGTGGCATTTACAGGCCCACAAACATATCTTAAATTAAGTGACTTGCTTTATAGTGGAGGAATAGGTTGTTATTTGGCATCTTTTCAGCAAGGAAACACAACCGCAAAAGAGCAGATTATCATCTCGGAAAGCCTGCAAAATTTGCCATCTTCTAATTCCTTAACTCAAGAAGTTGCTGGTTGGAAATCTGCTCATACCCTAATAGGACATCATAATGCAATTAATAGTTTAGCGATCGATTTAGCAGGACAAATTTTAGCCAGTGGAAGTCGGGGAGAAATTCGCCTTTGGGATTTGAAAACTGGACAACTAATTAGTGTACTTTCAGAATATCCTTGGGTAAAAAATTGGGAGATTGATGAAATTAACGCATTAGTTTTTAGTCCCGAAGATCATACTTTAATTAGCGGTGGTACAGATACAAACTTAAAAATTTGGCATCCAGGCGCTCAAGATTTAATTGATATTTTGGAACAACATAATGGTGTAGTTCGTTGTTTAAGTTTTAGTGCTAAAGGACAAATTCTCGCTAGTGGTGGAGATGATAGAAAAATTCATTTATGGAACCGTCGCCAACGAGAAGCATCAGGAACTATTTCTTGGGGTGATGGCGTTCCTCATTCTCTTACTTTTAGCCAGGATGGACTATTTCTTGCTAGTGGGAGTTACCGCAAAATTAAAATTTGGTGTTTGCAAGATGAAACTGGAACAGAATCTCCCAATGCTCAATTACTGCATACTTTAACTGCTCATTCTCACATTGTTACTGGATTAATTTTTTCCCCAGATCATCAAACTTTAATTAGTAGCAGTCGTGATGGCACAATTAAACTTTGGCAGTGGAAAACTGGGAAACTAATTCAGACAATTAAAGAAGATACAGGTGCTATTTATGCGATCGCTCTTCACCCCAACGGCGAAATCATCGCCAGCGGTAGCGAAGACAATACCCTCCGTCTCTGGCATCTCGCTTCAGGAAAACTCCTGGGTACTATCACAAGTCACACCCAACCTGTAAACGCCGTCGCCTTTACCCCTGATGGACAAACTCTCGTCAGCGCCAGTCAAGACAAAACCATAAAAGTCTGGCAACATAGTTAA
- a CDS encoding ABC1 kinase family protein, which produces MAITATQNTPKLSRWQRPKYSPLSRQIDIFAAATTFMFYLWWDANFPNKSVLHKKRRAEWLKETLVDLGPTFIKIGQALSTRADLLPLEYVQALSELQDKVPQITAEEAISVVELELGKSIYTLYRDFQRCPIAAASLGQVHRAWLHTGEEVVVKIQRPGLENLFKLDFKILRQLIHFCQRYLPWTIKYDLEAIYNEFFNLLYQEIDYVQEGKNADRFRQNFQENSDIWVPKVYWEYTTTKVLTLEYAPGIKIDDKKTLENCGLNLKKINQIGICCYLQQLLIDGFFQADPHPGNMAVSLEGRIIFYDFGMMAEIKSLAKEQMLKTFFAVLRKDTITVLDSLINMGLIEPVGDMTPVKRLITFLLDKFTEKPIDFQAFGEIRQELYVMFEQQPFRLPAQMTYILKSLTTLDGVARTLDPQYSLVASAQPFVRSITLSRGRINSVGELARQTRDYIKYKLQQPSKTELALRRWEERIATGELQFRSKSEASDRILKRIHLAIKSLIYACLTGFTLLSGAVLLLGQYRAFAPIAFALSSLCLLFLLRSLFNLTFREKLDKLAEK; this is translated from the coding sequence ATGGCTATAACCGCTACGCAAAATACGCCAAAATTGTCCCGCTGGCAAAGACCAAAATATTCTCCCCTGTCGCGTCAGATCGATATTTTTGCTGCTGCCACAACTTTTATGTTTTATTTGTGGTGGGATGCTAATTTTCCTAATAAATCTGTACTGCATAAAAAACGTCGGGCTGAGTGGCTGAAGGAAACTTTAGTGGATTTAGGGCCAACTTTTATTAAAATTGGGCAGGCGTTATCTACCCGTGCTGATTTGTTACCTTTAGAGTATGTCCAAGCTTTATCGGAATTGCAAGATAAGGTGCCTCAAATTACAGCAGAAGAGGCTATTTCGGTAGTAGAGTTGGAGTTAGGTAAGTCAATTTATACGTTATATCGTGATTTTCAACGCTGTCCGATCGCAGCTGCTAGTTTAGGTCAAGTGCATCGTGCTTGGTTGCATACGGGAGAAGAGGTAGTTGTTAAAATTCAACGTCCGGGATTAGAAAATTTATTTAAGTTAGATTTTAAAATTCTGCGCCAATTAATCCATTTTTGTCAGCGATATTTGCCTTGGACAATTAAGTACGATTTAGAAGCTATTTATAATGAATTTTTCAATCTTTTATATCAAGAAATTGATTATGTTCAAGAGGGTAAAAATGCCGATCGCTTCCGCCAGAATTTCCAAGAAAATTCTGATATTTGGGTACCTAAAGTATATTGGGAATACACAACAACCAAGGTATTAACTTTAGAGTATGCTCCGGGAATTAAGATAGATGATAAAAAAACTCTAGAAAATTGTGGTTTAAATCTGAAAAAAATTAATCAAATCGGAATTTGTTGTTACTTACAACAACTGTTAATTGATGGTTTTTTTCAAGCCGATCCCCATCCGGGAAATATGGCTGTCAGTCTGGAAGGAAGAATTATATTTTATGATTTTGGCATGATGGCAGAAATTAAGTCTTTAGCAAAAGAGCAAATGTTGAAGACTTTTTTTGCTGTTTTAAGAAAAGACACGATTACTGTATTAGACAGCTTAATTAATATGGGTTTAATTGAGCCTGTCGGTGATATGACTCCGGTAAAACGATTAATTACTTTTTTGTTGGATAAGTTTACGGAAAAGCCGATCGACTTTCAAGCATTTGGGGAAATTCGCCAAGAATTGTATGTCATGTTTGAGCAACAACCTTTTCGTTTACCTGCTCAAATGACTTATATTTTAAAGTCTTTAACTACTTTGGATGGAGTGGCGAGAACGCTCGATCCCCAGTATAGTTTAGTTGCTTCGGCTCAACCTTTTGTCAGGAGTATTACTTTATCTAGAGGTCGAATTAATAGTGTTGGGGAATTAGCTAGACAAACACGAGATTACATTAAATACAAGTTACAGCAACCTAGTAAAACGGAGTTGGCGCTGCGTCGCTGGGAGGAAAGAATTGCTACTGGTGAGTTACAATTTCGGAGTAAGTCGGAGGCTAGCGATCGCATTCTCAAACGCATTCATCTAGCTATTAAAAGTTTAATTTATGCTTGTTTAACTGGGTTTACCTTGCTCAGTGGTGCGGTGTTACTGTTGGGACAGTATCGTGCTTTTGCTCCGATCGCTTTTGCTTTATCCAGTTTGTGTTTATTGTTTTTGCTACGTTCTCTATTTAATCTGACATTCAGAGAAAAGTTGGATAAATTAGCGGAAAAATAA
- a CDS encoding GAF domain-containing sensor histidine kinase, whose protein sequence is MAISQVHLYKQFDTSSRHQALLNQLTMAIRSCTELEQILKLAVDGLVRTLQVERSLVLLLKYVDPLIKNRSQKPIPRAKATVIYEWPILASEGNQHSPSSVNQSFSLSDCGLCQMAYQHTPKPLILHDKHCISYSDSVENVATVFDLDSMPNLLLISLESQGTVLGFLALQQHQPRVWLSEELELVELVAAQLSIATLQFQTLRQTSALVEERTAQLEWSLSVQAKLYEKTRQQIDQLRRLNALKDEFLSTMSDQMRNPLASMRMAICMLRQPGLPVERQVRYLDILEQQCNLEITLINDLLTLQELESQKSRLQPQKVDVREIINRLEQSFKEKWSAKGLSMEVHLPKRSLILDTDADSVNRILQELLTNAGKYSEPDTTVVLRASYQVNQKVPQIIVSLSNVGSSISPAEQEYIFEKFRRGEGVMQKGIQGTGLGLALVKCLVEHLNGGITVSSSPLSDSQSWLTCFTLTLPQMQG, encoded by the coding sequence ATGGCAATATCACAAGTTCATTTGTATAAACAATTTGACACCTCATCAAGGCATCAAGCTTTGCTTAATCAGTTAACGATGGCTATCCGTAGCTGTACGGAGCTAGAGCAAATTCTTAAGTTAGCTGTTGATGGTTTAGTGCGGACTCTACAAGTTGAACGGAGTCTAGTTCTATTATTAAAATACGTAGATCCACTAATAAAAAACCGCTCCCAAAAACCAATTCCTAGAGCTAAAGCCACAGTAATTTATGAATGGCCAATTTTAGCTTCGGAAGGGAATCAACACTCACCAAGCTCAGTTAATCAATCTTTTTCTTTATCAGATTGTGGTTTGTGTCAGATGGCTTATCAACACACTCCCAAGCCACTAATTTTGCATGATAAACATTGCATTTCATACAGTGATTCGGTTGAGAACGTAGCCACAGTGTTTGACTTAGACAGTATGCCAAACTTACTGTTGATTTCTTTAGAAAGTCAGGGCACTGTGCTAGGTTTTTTGGCATTACAACAACATCAACCTCGTGTTTGGCTATCTGAGGAGTTGGAATTGGTAGAGTTAGTGGCGGCTCAGTTAAGTATCGCTACTCTCCAGTTTCAGACATTGCGACAAACTTCGGCTTTGGTGGAAGAAAGAACTGCTCAGTTAGAGTGGAGTTTATCTGTTCAGGCAAAGCTGTATGAAAAAACTCGCCAACAAATTGACCAATTACGCCGTTTGAATGCGCTTAAGGATGAGTTTCTCAGTACGATGAGCGACCAAATGCGAAATCCTTTGGCGAGTATGAGAATGGCGATTTGTATGTTACGTCAACCAGGTTTACCTGTGGAGCGTCAGGTAAGGTATTTGGATATTTTGGAGCAGCAGTGTAATCTGGAGATTACTTTGATTAATGATTTGCTAACTTTGCAGGAGTTAGAGTCGCAAAAATCTCGGCTGCAACCACAAAAAGTTGATGTTAGGGAGATAATTAATCGGTTAGAGCAGTCTTTTAAGGAGAAGTGGTCGGCTAAAGGGTTAAGTATGGAGGTACATTTACCAAAGCGATCGCTAATATTAGATACTGATGCAGATAGCGTAAACCGCATTCTCCAAGAACTACTTACCAATGCAGGTAAGTACTCCGAACCAGATACAACTGTCGTTTTGCGCGCTAGTTACCAAGTTAATCAAAAAGTGCCACAAATTATTGTGTCGCTCTCGAATGTTGGTTCTAGCATCTCACCCGCAGAACAGGAATATATTTTCGAGAAGTTCCGTCGAGGTGAGGGGGTAATGCAAAAAGGAATTCAAGGTACTGGTTTAGGATTAGCTTTGGTTAAATGTTTAGTAGAGCATTTAAATGGAGGAATTACTGTTTCTAGCTCTCCGTTAAGCGATAGTCAGTCATGGTTAACTTGCTTTACCTTGACTTTACCGCAAATGCAGGGATGA
- the pgl gene encoding 6-phosphogluconolactonase: MGKIVEVLPSQADLISRSLTLVAEKIREAIAQREICTIALSGGSTPKALYEAIAKQNLPWEKIHVFWGDERYVSPDHPDSNQKMARQVWLDRVNIPSSNIHPMPTAAGNPETDALQHQTELEEFFALSAGEMPIFDIVLLGMGDDGHTASLFPHTEALKVSDRLITVGNKDGQPRLTFTAPLINHARCVIFIVSGANKQAALTQVFAPEADSFTYPARLIQPQGQLWWLLDESATKDLDLATS; this comes from the coding sequence ATGGGTAAAATTGTGGAAGTACTTCCTTCTCAGGCAGATTTAATTTCCCGATCGCTCACCCTAGTCGCAGAAAAAATCCGCGAAGCGATCGCCCAACGGGAAATTTGTACCATTGCTCTTTCAGGAGGCAGTACACCCAAAGCACTTTATGAAGCGATCGCCAAACAAAATCTACCTTGGGAAAAAATTCATGTATTTTGGGGTGACGAACGCTACGTATCACCAGACCATCCCGATAGCAATCAAAAAATGGCACGGCAAGTTTGGCTAGATCGAGTCAATATTCCCAGCAGTAATATTCATCCCATGCCCACCGCCGCAGGTAATCCCGAAACGGACGCGCTGCAACACCAAACCGAATTAGAAGAATTTTTTGCTTTATCGGCTGGGGAGATGCCAATTTTTGATATTGTCTTATTAGGAATGGGAGATGATGGACATACTGCATCTTTATTTCCCCACACAGAAGCGCTAAAAGTAAGCGATCGTTTAATCACAGTAGGCAACAAAGACGGTCAACCCCGCTTAACTTTTACAGCACCTTTAATTAATCATGCTCGCTGTGTCATATTCATCGTTTCCGGTGCTAATAAACAAGCTGCCCTAACCCAAGTTTTTGCTCCAGAAGCCGATTCATTTACCTACCCCGCTCGACTAATTCAACCTCAAGGACAACTTTGGTGGCTCTTAGATGAATCAGCAACCAAAGATTTAGATTTAGCTACTTCCTGA
- a CDS encoding FHA domain-containing protein, which produces MIVCPNCNHQNPDGAVQCEACYTPLPATTSCPNCGAPVQTDASFCGQCGFSLQGKGEAEASEPQTSAPPTVAMVAAANPAIPDLPAPDPLVQPDPLVASPSIPDPQLENFSAASNLPPSPAPATPEMAAASVTPIPNPGNIAPTRIQQQKAVLNHVQTKTNIELPQDLSIIHLGKPNEQIPPDIDVSGFPNSEVVSRVHADIRVEGDAYYIEDVGSSNGTYINHTPLPKGNRHRLRSGDRISLGKGDLVTFLFQLS; this is translated from the coding sequence ATGATTGTTTGTCCAAACTGCAATCACCAAAATCCTGATGGCGCAGTACAATGCGAAGCCTGCTACACACCGTTACCAGCAACTACTAGTTGCCCCAACTGTGGTGCGCCAGTACAAACAGATGCTAGTTTCTGTGGTCAGTGCGGTTTTAGTCTTCAGGGTAAAGGCGAAGCCGAAGCATCAGAACCACAAACATCTGCTCCCCCTACAGTAGCAATGGTTGCCGCAGCCAATCCTGCCATCCCAGATTTACCAGCACCCGATCCCTTGGTGCAACCAGATCCCTTAGTTGCCAGTCCTTCCATACCCGATCCCCAGCTAGAAAATTTCAGCGCGGCATCTAATTTACCCCCATCTCCAGCACCCGCTACCCCAGAGATGGCAGCTGCTAGCGTGACACCAATCCCAAACCCAGGAAATATTGCTCCAACTCGGATTCAACAACAAAAAGCAGTGTTGAATCACGTTCAAACTAAAACCAATATTGAATTACCGCAAGATTTATCAATTATTCATTTGGGAAAACCTAATGAGCAAATTCCCCCAGATATCGACGTTTCTGGATTTCCCAATTCTGAAGTAGTTTCCAGAGTTCATGCAGATATTCGCGTCGAGGGAGATGCCTACTATATTGAAGATGTAGGAAGCTCTAACGGAACATACATTAACCATACACCTTTGCCCAAAGGTAATCGACATCGATTGCGATCGGGCGATCGAATTTCCCTGGGTAAGGGAGATCTTGTAACATTCTTATTTCAGCTTTCCTAG
- a CDS encoding FHA domain-containing protein, protein MITLNLLHPLQSIPIQSWTFEEESMIRIGRATDNDVILYSAVVSRYHVELRRQGSNWEVINLGANGTYLEGKRITEAPIKDGAMIRLARSGPQIQIHLGSTGTKDGQKMTSQKPASAESKPDKSRDTLIYPKGEQQKEDSTQLDY, encoded by the coding sequence GTGATTACACTAAACCTACTACATCCGCTTCAGTCTATCCCTATTCAAAGCTGGACTTTTGAAGAAGAATCGATGATTCGGATCGGACGTGCCACTGATAATGATGTGATTCTTTATAGCGCCGTAGTCTCGCGCTACCATGTGGAACTGCGTCGTCAAGGTTCCAATTGGGAAGTAATCAATTTGGGTGCTAATGGCACATACCTAGAGGGTAAACGCATCACTGAAGCGCCCATCAAAGATGGAGCGATGATTCGTTTAGCTCGCTCTGGCCCCCAAATCCAAATCCATCTGGGAAGTACTGGTACGAAAGATGGACAAAAGATGACCTCACAAAAACCAGCATCAGCGGAATCTAAGCCAGACAAGTCCAGAGACACTTTAATTTACCCCAAAGGGGAGCAACAAAAAGAAGACAGCACCCAGCTAGATTATTAA